A genomic region of Bubalus kerabau isolate K-KA32 ecotype Philippines breed swamp buffalo chromosome 10, PCC_UOA_SB_1v2, whole genome shotgun sequence contains the following coding sequences:
- the BMP4 gene encoding bone morphogenetic protein 4 isoform X1, whose amino-acid sequence MFGLRRRPQPSKSAVIPDYMRDLYRLQSGEEEEEEQIQGIGLEYPERPASRANTVRSFHHEEHLENIPGTSENSAFRFLFNLSSIPENEVISSAELRLFREQVDQGPDWEQGFHRINIYEVMKPPAEVVPGHLITRLLDTRLVHHNVTRWETFDVSPAVLRWTREKQPNYGLAIEVTHLHQTRTHQGQHVRISRSLPQGSGDWAQLRPLLVTFGHDGRGHALTRRRRAKRSPKHHPQRARKKNKNCRRHSLYVDFSDVGWNDWIVAPPGYQAFYCHGDCPFPLADHLNSTNHAIVQTLVNSVNSSIPKACCVPTELSAISMLYLDEYDKVVLKNYQEMVVEGCGCR is encoded by the exons ATGTTCGGGCTGCGCCGCCGCCCGCAGCCTAGCAAGAGCGCAGTCATCCCGGATTACATGCGGGATCTTTACAGACTTCAgtctggggaggaggaagaggaagagcagATCCAGGGCATCGGTCTGGAGTATCCTGAGCGCCCCGCCAGTCGGGCTAACACCGTGAGGAGCTTCCACCACGAAG AACATCTGGAGAACATCCCAGGGACCAGCGAAAACTCTGCTTTTCGTTTCCTCTTTAACCTCAGCAGCATCCCAGAGAACGAGGTGATCTCGTCTGCCGAGCTTCGACTCTTCCGGGAGCAGGTGGACCAGGGCCCTGACTGGGAGCAGGGCTTTCATCGTATAAACATTTATGAGGTTATGAAGCCCCCGGCAGAAGTGGTGCCTGGGCACCTCATCACACGACTACTGGACACAAGACTGGTCCACCACAATGTGACGCGGTGGGAAACTTTTGATGTGAGCCCTGCAGTCCTTCGCTGGACCCGGGAGAAGCAGCCCAACTATGGGCTGGCCATTGAGGTGACCCACCTCCATCAGACACGGACCCACCAGGGCCAGCATGTCAGGATTAGCCGATCGTTACCTCAAGGGAGTGGGGATTGGGCCCAGCTCCGGCCCCTCCTGGTCACCTTTGGCCATGATGGCCGGGGACATGCCTTGACCCGACGCCGGAGGGCCAAGCGTAGCCCCAAGCATCACCCACAGAGGGCCCGGAAGAAGAATAAGAACTGCCGGCGCCACTCGCTCTACGTGGACTTCAGTGATGTGGGCTGGAATGACTGGATTGTGGCCCCACCGGGCTACCAGGCATTCTACTGCCACGGAGACTGCCCCTTTCCACTGGCCGACCACCTCAACTCAACCAACCACGCCATTGTGCAGACCCTGGTCAACTCTGTCAATTCCAGTATCCCCAAAGCCTGTTGTGTTCCCACCGAACTCAGCGCCATCTCCATGCTGTACCTGGATGAGTATGACAAGGTGGTTCTGAAAAATTATCAGGAGATGGTAGTGGAGGGATGTGGGTGCCGCTGA
- the BMP4 gene encoding bone morphogenetic protein 4 isoform X2: MRSHSVVPSRATHCRSSSEPFQQVCSRLAVKNHGLLLYALFSVILLGGASHASLIPETGKKKVAEIQGHAGGRRSGQSHELLRDFEATLLQMFGLRRRPQPSKSAVIPDYMRDLYRLQSGEEEEEEQIQGIGLEYPERPASRANTVRSFHHEEHLENIPGTSENSAFRFLFNLSSIPENEVISSAELRLFREQVDQGPDWEQGFHRINIYEVMKPPAEVVPGHLITRLLDTRLVHHNVTRWETFDVSPAVLRWTREKQPNYGLAIEVTHLHQTRTHQGQHVRISRSLPQGSGDWAQLRPLLVTFGHDGRGHALTRRRRAKRSPKHHPQRARKKNKNCRRHSLYVDFSDVGWNDWIVAPPGYQAFYCHGDCPFPLADHLNSTNHAIVQTLVNSVNSSIPKACCVPTELSAISMLYLDEYDKVVLKNYQEMVVEGCGCR; encoded by the exons ATGCG GAGCCATTCCGTAGTGCCATCCAGAGCAACGCACTGCCGCAGCTCCTCTGAGCCTTTCCAGCAAGTTTGTTCAAGATTGGCTGTCAAGAATCATGGACTGTTATTATATGCCTTGTTTTCTGTCA TCCTGCTAGGAGGCGCGAGCCATGCTAGTTTGATACCTGAGACGGGGAAGAAAAAAGTCGCCGAGATTCAGGGCCACGCGGGAGGACGCCGCTCAGGGCAGAGCCATGAGCTCCTTCGGGACTTCGAGGCCACACTTCTGCAGATGTTCGGGCTGCGCCGCCGCCCGCAGCCTAGCAAGAGCGCAGTCATCCCGGATTACATGCGGGATCTTTACAGACTTCAgtctggggaggaggaagaggaagagcagATCCAGGGCATCGGTCTGGAGTATCCTGAGCGCCCCGCCAGTCGGGCTAACACCGTGAGGAGCTTCCACCACGAAG AACATCTGGAGAACATCCCAGGGACCAGCGAAAACTCTGCTTTTCGTTTCCTCTTTAACCTCAGCAGCATCCCAGAGAACGAGGTGATCTCGTCTGCCGAGCTTCGACTCTTCCGGGAGCAGGTGGACCAGGGCCCTGACTGGGAGCAGGGCTTTCATCGTATAAACATTTATGAGGTTATGAAGCCCCCGGCAGAAGTGGTGCCTGGGCACCTCATCACACGACTACTGGACACAAGACTGGTCCACCACAATGTGACGCGGTGGGAAACTTTTGATGTGAGCCCTGCAGTCCTTCGCTGGACCCGGGAGAAGCAGCCCAACTATGGGCTGGCCATTGAGGTGACCCACCTCCATCAGACACGGACCCACCAGGGCCAGCATGTCAGGATTAGCCGATCGTTACCTCAAGGGAGTGGGGATTGGGCCCAGCTCCGGCCCCTCCTGGTCACCTTTGGCCATGATGGCCGGGGACATGCCTTGACCCGACGCCGGAGGGCCAAGCGTAGCCCCAAGCATCACCCACAGAGGGCCCGGAAGAAGAATAAGAACTGCCGGCGCCACTCGCTCTACGTGGACTTCAGTGATGTGGGCTGGAATGACTGGATTGTGGCCCCACCGGGCTACCAGGCATTCTACTGCCACGGAGACTGCCCCTTTCCACTGGCCGACCACCTCAACTCAACCAACCACGCCATTGTGCAGACCCTGGTCAACTCTGTCAATTCCAGTATCCCCAAAGCCTGTTGTGTTCCCACCGAACTCAGCGCCATCTCCATGCTGTACCTGGATGAGTATGACAAGGTGGTTCTGAAAAATTATCAGGAGATGGTAGTGGAGGGATGTGGGTGCCGCTGA
- the BMP4 gene encoding bone morphogenetic protein 4 isoform X3: MIPGNRMLMVVLLCQVLLGGASHASLIPETGKKKVAEIQGHAGGRRSGQSHELLRDFEATLLQMFGLRRRPQPSKSAVIPDYMRDLYRLQSGEEEEEEQIQGIGLEYPERPASRANTVRSFHHEEHLENIPGTSENSAFRFLFNLSSIPENEVISSAELRLFREQVDQGPDWEQGFHRINIYEVMKPPAEVVPGHLITRLLDTRLVHHNVTRWETFDVSPAVLRWTREKQPNYGLAIEVTHLHQTRTHQGQHVRISRSLPQGSGDWAQLRPLLVTFGHDGRGHALTRRRRAKRSPKHHPQRARKKNKNCRRHSLYVDFSDVGWNDWIVAPPGYQAFYCHGDCPFPLADHLNSTNHAIVQTLVNSVNSSIPKACCVPTELSAISMLYLDEYDKVVLKNYQEMVVEGCGCR; encoded by the exons ATGATTCCTGGTAACCGAATGCTGATGGTCGTTTTATTATGCCAAGTCCTGCTAGGAGGCGCGAGCCATGCTAGTTTGATACCTGAGACGGGGAAGAAAAAAGTCGCCGAGATTCAGGGCCACGCGGGAGGACGCCGCTCAGGGCAGAGCCATGAGCTCCTTCGGGACTTCGAGGCCACACTTCTGCAGATGTTCGGGCTGCGCCGCCGCCCGCAGCCTAGCAAGAGCGCAGTCATCCCGGATTACATGCGGGATCTTTACAGACTTCAgtctggggaggaggaagaggaagagcagATCCAGGGCATCGGTCTGGAGTATCCTGAGCGCCCCGCCAGTCGGGCTAACACCGTGAGGAGCTTCCACCACGAAG AACATCTGGAGAACATCCCAGGGACCAGCGAAAACTCTGCTTTTCGTTTCCTCTTTAACCTCAGCAGCATCCCAGAGAACGAGGTGATCTCGTCTGCCGAGCTTCGACTCTTCCGGGAGCAGGTGGACCAGGGCCCTGACTGGGAGCAGGGCTTTCATCGTATAAACATTTATGAGGTTATGAAGCCCCCGGCAGAAGTGGTGCCTGGGCACCTCATCACACGACTACTGGACACAAGACTGGTCCACCACAATGTGACGCGGTGGGAAACTTTTGATGTGAGCCCTGCAGTCCTTCGCTGGACCCGGGAGAAGCAGCCCAACTATGGGCTGGCCATTGAGGTGACCCACCTCCATCAGACACGGACCCACCAGGGCCAGCATGTCAGGATTAGCCGATCGTTACCTCAAGGGAGTGGGGATTGGGCCCAGCTCCGGCCCCTCCTGGTCACCTTTGGCCATGATGGCCGGGGACATGCCTTGACCCGACGCCGGAGGGCCAAGCGTAGCCCCAAGCATCACCCACAGAGGGCCCGGAAGAAGAATAAGAACTGCCGGCGCCACTCGCTCTACGTGGACTTCAGTGATGTGGGCTGGAATGACTGGATTGTGGCCCCACCGGGCTACCAGGCATTCTACTGCCACGGAGACTGCCCCTTTCCACTGGCCGACCACCTCAACTCAACCAACCACGCCATTGTGCAGACCCTGGTCAACTCTGTCAATTCCAGTATCCCCAAAGCCTGTTGTGTTCCCACCGAACTCAGCGCCATCTCCATGCTGTACCTGGATGAGTATGACAAGGTGGTTCTGAAAAATTATCAGGAGATGGTAGTGGAGGGATGTGGGTGCCGCTGA
- the BMP4 gene encoding bone morphogenetic protein 4 isoform X4, with protein MQEGRGGRRGGTGAELGPEARSHSVVPSRATHCRSSSEPFQQVCSRLAVKNHGLLLYALFSVILLGGASHASLIPETGKKKVAEIQGHAGGRRSGQSHELLRDFEATLLQMFGLRRRPQPSKSAVIPDYMRDLYRLQSGEEEEEEQIQGIGLEYPERPASRANTVRSFHHEEHLENIPGTSENSAFRFLFNLSSIPENEVISSAELRLFREQVDQGPDWEQGFHRINIYEVMKPPAEVVPGHLITRLLDTRLVHHNVTRWETFDVSPAVLRWTREKQPNYGLAIEVTHLHQTRTHQGQHVRISRSLPQGSGDWAQLRPLLVTFGHDGRGHALTRRRRAKRSPKHHPQRARKKNKNCRRHSLYVDFSDVGWNDWIVAPPGYQAFYCHGDCPFPLADHLNSTNHAIVQTLVNSVNSSIPKACCVPTELSAISMLYLDEYDKVVLKNYQEMVVEGCGCR; from the exons atgcaagaaggcagaggaggaaggagggggggAACGGGAGCGGAGCTCGGCCCGGAAGCTAG GAGCCATTCCGTAGTGCCATCCAGAGCAACGCACTGCCGCAGCTCCTCTGAGCCTTTCCAGCAAGTTTGTTCAAGATTGGCTGTCAAGAATCATGGACTGTTATTATATGCCTTGTTTTCTGTCA TCCTGCTAGGAGGCGCGAGCCATGCTAGTTTGATACCTGAGACGGGGAAGAAAAAAGTCGCCGAGATTCAGGGCCACGCGGGAGGACGCCGCTCAGGGCAGAGCCATGAGCTCCTTCGGGACTTCGAGGCCACACTTCTGCAGATGTTCGGGCTGCGCCGCCGCCCGCAGCCTAGCAAGAGCGCAGTCATCCCGGATTACATGCGGGATCTTTACAGACTTCAgtctggggaggaggaagaggaagagcagATCCAGGGCATCGGTCTGGAGTATCCTGAGCGCCCCGCCAGTCGGGCTAACACCGTGAGGAGCTTCCACCACGAAG AACATCTGGAGAACATCCCAGGGACCAGCGAAAACTCTGCTTTTCGTTTCCTCTTTAACCTCAGCAGCATCCCAGAGAACGAGGTGATCTCGTCTGCCGAGCTTCGACTCTTCCGGGAGCAGGTGGACCAGGGCCCTGACTGGGAGCAGGGCTTTCATCGTATAAACATTTATGAGGTTATGAAGCCCCCGGCAGAAGTGGTGCCTGGGCACCTCATCACACGACTACTGGACACAAGACTGGTCCACCACAATGTGACGCGGTGGGAAACTTTTGATGTGAGCCCTGCAGTCCTTCGCTGGACCCGGGAGAAGCAGCCCAACTATGGGCTGGCCATTGAGGTGACCCACCTCCATCAGACACGGACCCACCAGGGCCAGCATGTCAGGATTAGCCGATCGTTACCTCAAGGGAGTGGGGATTGGGCCCAGCTCCGGCCCCTCCTGGTCACCTTTGGCCATGATGGCCGGGGACATGCCTTGACCCGACGCCGGAGGGCCAAGCGTAGCCCCAAGCATCACCCACAGAGGGCCCGGAAGAAGAATAAGAACTGCCGGCGCCACTCGCTCTACGTGGACTTCAGTGATGTGGGCTGGAATGACTGGATTGTGGCCCCACCGGGCTACCAGGCATTCTACTGCCACGGAGACTGCCCCTTTCCACTGGCCGACCACCTCAACTCAACCAACCACGCCATTGTGCAGACCCTGGTCAACTCTGTCAATTCCAGTATCCCCAAAGCCTGTTGTGTTCCCACCGAACTCAGCGCCATCTCCATGCTGTACCTGGATGAGTATGACAAGGTGGTTCTGAAAAATTATCAGGAGATGGTAGTGGAGGGATGTGGGTGCCGCTGA